Proteins encoded by one window of Vanacampus margaritifer isolate UIUO_Vmar chromosome 17, RoL_Vmar_1.0, whole genome shotgun sequence:
- the bet1 gene encoding BET1 homolog → MRRAGLGDAASGNYVASGYSVYEEENEHLQEGLRAKVTALKSLSIDIGTEVKYQNKVLDEMDTDFDSTGGLLGATIGRVKQLSRGSQTKLLCYMLLFCLFVFFVLYWFIKLR, encoded by the exons ATGAGGCGCGCCGGCTTGG GTGATGCAGCATCTGGAAACTATGTCGCAAGTGGATACAGTGTGTACGAAGAGGAAAATGAACATTTACAGGAGGGACTGAGAGCCAAAGTCACCGCTTTGAAAAGT CTGTCCATCGACATTGGAACGGAAGTGAAGTATCAGAATAAAGTGCTGGATGAGATG GACACAGACTTTGATTCAACAGGTGGCCTGCTTGGCGCCACCATCGGCCGAGTCAAACAGCTGTCCAGAGGCAGTCAGACCAAACTGCTGTGCTACATGCTGCTCTTCTGcctttttgtcttctttgtaCTCTACTGGTTCATCAAGCTGAGGTGA